AGGAATTGTTAATATTTCAAATAGCAGTTCCACATTGAATGTAAGAAATGGGGCGGCTACATCCTTTAGCGTTATAGGAGGATTAAAGAAAGGTCAATCCGTTTCTATAGTAGGATCAGTTGGAAGTTGGTACAAAATTAAATATAATTCTTCTTACGGATATGTGAGTTCTTCTTTTATAAACGCAAGTTCACAATCTAGTACTAGTAGTCATCCTTCTTCTAATTCGGAAGCACAATATTTATCTCCAGCTTCTGCAAAATCAGGTTATGTCAAGCTTAATGACAGTGGATCATCTTTAAACTTAAGAACATCTCCTGGAGGTTCTGTAATAGGCTCACTTGCTAATGGTACCGCTGTAAATATACTAGGAACTAGCGGAAGCTGGTATAAGGTAACTGCAAACGGAAAATCAGGATATGTTTCTTCTAGCTACATAAGCAATTCACAGTCCATAGTAACAACTGCTGCAAAAGTTCAGTCTACAACTTTGAAAACTGGTACTGTAACATTAAGTAATAAGTCTTCGGTATTAAACTTACGAAATAATCCCTGGACTGGTCGTATTATATCCACTCTATCTTCTGGAACCAAAGTAACCATAACAGGCACGGATGGACGTTGGTATAAAGTAACTGTTGGTTCTTTAACAGGATATGTTCATTCAGATTACATAAAATAAATAAAAAATAATATTGTGTAGAAATTTCTACACAATATTATTTTTTATTGCCAAAAAACATTACTTTTCTTTATTTATCTTCATTTTCATTTTAATATTTAATTTATCCATTAAATATTTTTTATTTGTTCCATCATCAGGAAAAATAACATAGCTGCATTTAAGATCGTATTCTCTATACTTTTCATTCATAATTTTTATTTTATTGTAAATATGTTCCATTTCATGAACAATTGAAACAATTTTTCTATAATTGCAGTCTGGAACTACACTTATAAAAGTAGATAATCCATATTTTTCAAATAAATCTGGTACCTTAAAAAGACTTCTCAACTTTTCATAAACTAAATCAAGTAAAATAAGGTAACTATCCTTTACTTCTATTTTCTCATCTTGTTCTGTATAATATTTTTTTATTAAGCTTACCATGATAATTGAAAGCTTTTTATTTTGTGCCCCACATTTTTCAATTTGTCTGGCAATATACTCTTGAAAATTCAAATATACTATTTCTTCTGGTCTATCTGAATTTCTAGTAGATTTTATGAGTTTCGTTATTCTTTTAACTAAATTTTTACTATTGAAAGGTTTTAATATATACTCTGAAGTACCTTCTTTTATACCTTTTATAAATGCTTCTCTAGAATTTAATTTTGTAAGTATCATTACAGGAATGTTTAATTTTTTAGCCTTTATCTTTTTAAGTACTTCAAATCCATCTTCAGTGCTTAATCCCACCTCAAGTATTATCAAATTTATTTCTTCCTTTTTATCATATAACCTATTAAAGAACTCAAAGGAATTTCCACATTCATATACCCCAATACCCGCATCTTCTAATACACGTCTCACCCTATATCTTACATATATCATATCATCTAATATTATAACTTTGTTCATAATTATTCATCCTATAACATCAATATTTTAACCATCCCTTTTACTAAAATTAATTTTTTCCATATTCTATTTATCGTCCACTACTACTATTATTTTATATGTATATTACACTAAAGGTTCATTTCTCATATCATTCCACCGTCTACGGTTATTATCTGTCCTGTTATATATGCGGATGAATCGCCTGCCAAAAAGCATACAGTTTTGGCTATGTCTTCACATTGTCCAAATTTGCCCATAGGTATATCTTCCATTAAGTTTTTCTTCTCATCTTCTTTTAACCAGGAGTTCATTTCCGTATCAATTACCCCTGGTGCAACTGCATTTACCCTTATGTTCGAAGGTGCCATTTCCTTCGCAATAGATTTTGTAAAAAGATTTATAGCTCCTTTAGATGCAGAATAAATGGATTCACAAGCAGCACCTACATTTCCCCACATAGAAGAAATATTTATTATGGATCCTGATTTTTTAGAAATCATATGTTTTAATACAGAGTGCGTACAATTAAGTACTCCCTTTAAATTCACATCTATAATAGAATTCCACTCATCTTCTTTCATATCTATAAAAAGTCCTATTTTAGAAATTCCTGCATTATTAACAAGTATATCTACTCTTCCCATTTTACTTAAGGTACCTTGTACCATCCTTTCAGCATTACTATATAAACTAACATCTCCTTGTACTACCATTCCTACGGAACCAGCTTGTTTTACCATATCTAAAGTTTGATAAGCCCCTTTTTCATCTTTTTTATAATTTATTACTACATTTGCACCGCATTTTGCTAAATTTACAGCAACACTTCTTCCTATTCCTCTGGAAGCTCCTGTTACTATTGCTACTTTCCCGCCTAAATTTTCCATATAAATTTCACACTTCCTATATTAACATAAAATTTACTTTTCAATTAATATTATACATTAAATTTACTTAAAATGTGAAGAAGCTCCTCAGATCCACTTGCATTTCTCATAGTATACAAAGATATTGCCCTATTTTCATTTGCTATTTCATCTATATTCTCTGATATATCTGCAGATGCCTTAGTTCCATTATTTGACGAGTCTACTATAATACACATTATTTTAGTTATTACTAAAAAAGATTCATCTATATTTTCCATAAGCCCACAAAACTTTTTTAATACAGATTCAAATCTCAATCCATCCTTTTCATAATCTTTGCTTATGTCCACCATTTTTCTGTAATCCGACAAAATATTTTCCTCTAAAATTTTCAATATACTCTCCGCTGATAGGGCTAGTTTCTCTACAGATTTTAAAGCATTTTTTACATTTAATTGTATATTACCTACCATATCAGAAGATTGCATAGCTAATTTTCTTACCTCTTCTGCCACCACCATAAATCCCATGCCATATTCACCAGCCCTTGCAGCTTCTATATTGGCATTTAATGCTAATATATTTGTTCTATTTGATATAGTTTTTATTTCTTCAGCCATTATAGAAATATTTTTTACTACTTTCACATTTTCCAGTGCATCTCTTAATTCATCACTATACTGTGTATAATAATTTTCAAAGTCATGTTTTGAGCTTTCCGTATTTTTTTTAATATTTAAAGCCCTTTCCCTTATGTTTTTTGCAAGATCCAGACCTTGATTTGCCTCTTTTGCTGAGTTTTTTATTTCATACTTTACATTTGATATCTTTTGGTTAACTTCTTCTATAGAAGATAAGTTTTCCTGCATATTAGAACATATTTGTGAAGATTCATCTGAAACCAATTTTATTTCCGAATGGGATTTTTCAAACATTTTATTTACATTATCCGCAGCTTCCAAAGCTTCTCCACTTTTTAGTTTTACTTGTTCTATAATATACTCTATTTCATTCATTGCATAGTTTAATGCTGAAGCCGTATCTCCAAATTCATCTCTTTTGTCAATTTGTATTCTGTAGTTTAAATTAAACTTTGATAACTCCAGGGCATACTTTCTTATTTTATGCAGTGGTTTTTTTATAGTCCCAGCTATAAATAACCCTATAAAGAATCCTATCATAATAAATAGAACAGTTATCATAATTATTTTGTATTTTAACATATTTACTTCACTAAATATTTCACTCTTATCTATAGTAAGCCCCAATGACCAATTTGAATCAGCTATTGGTGCATAGGCCATAAACATATCTTCATTATCTTTTTTATAGTATCCCGAGCCACTTTTACCCATTATCATATTTCTTTCTAAAATCGCCAGTTCATTTAAAGAATGATCTTTTTTTTCATCTTCTATAGTATTATCTTTATTTAGCACCAGTTTCAAATCCTTATGTGCTACCTTAACCCCTTCCTTATTTATTATAAAGCAGTATCCGCTTTTACCCAGCTTTTCATTTTGAACTAATTTATTTAAACTTTCCATACTTACATTTGAAAATAATACTCCTACAATTTTTTCATAAGAATCTTTTATTGGAACTGCCACCGCCATTATCTGCTGCCCATCTGTATTCATCACTGGATCTGAAATCGATATTTTCCCACTTAACGCATTTTTAAGGTAATAATTCTTGGTATCCTCTAAATTAGCTCTAGTCTTTTCACCAGTTTGCATATAAATCATACCACTTGAATCCATCACATTTAAGTTCACATATCCTAATTGTTTTGCTCTCATCTTAAGAAGAGATATCTGCATTGAAGTATTCATTGATTTTATAATGTCATTTGATGCTAACTCTTCAATTGCTTTAACGTCCTGTTTTAAAGTCGCATCTATGAGTTTAGAAGATTCTACTGCCCTACTTTCAAGCGAAGATTTTATACTATCTTCCATAGCTCTATAAGCACTGTAATAAGATGTCAATCCTAATATACTGCATATGAATATTATAAGTATTCCAATCTCACAAACTATTTTTACTCCCACACTATTAAAAAAAGATAGATTAAACTTTTTCTCCTTACCAAAAGATAACTTTGAGATGTTTAAATGTAGTTTTTTTAACATAAAATTCCTCCAACATATAAATTTGCATCAATTATATGTTTTATTTTAATATGGTATTTTTAAGTTAATGTTAAATAAAACTTTTTTTAACATCAACTTAACTTATGACATTCATTAAGTGAAATTTGCAATAATATATTTGAATTGGCTTTTTTAATATGATATAATTGTGATAATTTAAAAGGGTCGGATGAAAATAATGGGATTAAACTTTTAAACCGTTATTAGACGAACCTCTGGAGAGACTCTTATGAGCACCGAAGGGGAAAGCCAAAGTTGGGTGAAACTCTCAGGTACAAGGGACAGAGGATTTTATACAAAATAATAATTATTGAGTAAATTAATAGTTATTGTTTAAAATCTTATTTTCCAGAGACTAATTTAATTTGGTCTTTTTTTTTATAATTGCTAATAATAGAATTAATCAATACAAACTATTTAAAGGAGATGGATTATAAAATGAAATCATTTATAACCGTGCTTGGAGAAGACAAAACAGGTATTATTTACAAGGTAACTTCCGTACTATTTGAAAATAACATAAATATTTTAGACATAAACCAAACTCTCATAGAAGGCTATTTTACAATGGTAATGCTAGTTGATTTATCAAAAATGAAAACAGATTTTGTAGAACTAAAGAATGACCTTGAAAATAAAGCTAAAGAAATAGGAGTTGTCATTAAGCTTCAACGAGAAGACATATTTACTTCTATGCACCAAATTTAAACTAAGGAGTTGAGTTAAATGATAAATACTAAAGACATTATGGAAACCATAAACATGATTGACAAAGAAAATCTAGACATAAGAACCATAACTATGGGTATCTCGCTTTTAGATTGTATAGATAGTGATGGCAAAAAAGCAAGAACTAAAATTTACGATAAAATAACTAAGCAGGCCGAAAACCTAGTAAAAACCGCCAAAGAGATTGAAACAGAATATGGTATACCCATAATACATAAAAGAGTATCCGTTACACCTATTTCACTCATAGCCCAAGCAAGTTCTGATAAAAGCTATGTAGAATATGCCAAAATTTTAGATAAAGCTACCCAAACTTTAGGTATTGACTTTATTGGAGGTTTTTCCGCACTTGTACATAAAGGTTATACTAAAGGTGACAAAATACTTATAGAGTCCATACCAGAATCCCTAGCTGTCACTGAAAAAGTCTGTTCTTCTGTAAATGTAGGAACTACAAAAGCAGGAATAAACATGGATGCAGTAAAGGACATGGGAAGAATAGTAAAGGAAACTGCCTATCTCACTAGAGAAAATGAGAGTATAGGTTGTGCAAAATTAGTAATATTTTCAAACGCAGTAGAAGATAACCCTTTCATGGCAGGAGCATTTCATGGAGTTGGAGAAGCTGATTCCATAATAAACGTAGGTGTTAGTGGTCCTGGCGTTGTAAAATGTGCTCTAGAAGAAGTTAAGGGGCAAAATTTCAATGTAGTTGCAGAAACAATAAAAAAGACAGCTTTTAAAATAACAAGAATGGGGCAATTAGTTGCTGGAGAGGCTTCAAAAATATTACACGTTCCTTTTGGTATAGTAGATTTATCACTGGCACCTACACCTGCTGTAGGAGACAGTGTTGCGCGAGTTCTTGAGGAAATGGGCCTTGAAAGCTGTGGATGTCCAGGTACTACTGCTGCTCTAGCGTTATTAAATGATGCAGTCAAAAAAGGAGGCATAATGGCAGCATCTCAAGTTGGAGGATTAAGTGGTGCATTTATACCTGTAAGTGAGGATGAAGGTATGATAAGTGCAGTAAATTCAGGTGCTCTTAACCTTGAAAAATTAGAAGCAATGACTTGTGTATGTTCTGTAGGTCTTGATATGATAGGTATACCTGGTGATACTCCTGAATCCACTATATCTGCCATAATAGCAGATGAATCTGCTATTGGAATGATTAATAATAAAACAACTGCTGTAAGAGTAATCCCTGTGTACGGAAAAAATATCGGAGATGAAGCAAATTTTGGGGGACTTCTGGGGAAAGCACCAATAATGCCTGTAAGTAAATTTTCAAGTGAAAATTTTATAGCTAGAGGTGGAAGAATTCCTGCTCCAATTCACAGCTTTAAAAATTAGATTTTCCACTTAGAAGCCTCATATGTTCCATATATTGAATGCAAATTTAAATATAGGTATAAATAAAATTAAATTTTGCTATAAACATGTTTAGAAATACAATAATACTACGATAACATATACATAGTTACTATATATTGCTATTCTAATGATTTATATGAGGTGAGATAGTATGTTGTCAAAAAAGAAATTAGTTCGAATAAGTGAATTAAAACCAGGAATGATATCAGCAAGTGATATAACCTTTGAAAATAAAATGCTGTTAGCTAAAGATATTGCAATTACGGAATCGGCTATAGAAAAGCTAAAACAAAATATTATTGTTGACGAAGTAGAAATTTATGTAGAAGATACTTCGGAAGATCCTTTAACTGCTAAAATTGAAACTGTAGAGGAACTTGAGAATACTTTTAATGAATTTTCTTATAACTTGGAAAATATATTTGATACCATTTCTAATTTAAAAGCTCCTGAAATAAAGGAAGTAAGAACTTTTTCAGAAAAAATACAGGAAGAGTTTAATTCTACAGGATTAGTTATTAAAAATATAGTATTCCATGGAAGTGGCAATGATACCATTTACAGACACAGCGTAAACGTAGCAGCCGTAAGTTTTATACTTGGAAAATGGTTGGGATTTAGCAAAAGGGATATAAATTTATTGACTTACTCAGCCGTATTACATGACTTTGGGAAAATAAAGATAAGTAAAGATATTATAAATAAAGAGGGAAATCTCACCCCAGAAGAATACAAAGTTTTCAAAACTCACCCTGCCATAGGTTATAATTTTGTAAAAGAAATCCCCTATTTAGATTCTTCAGTAAGTTATGGTGTATTAATGCATCATGAGAGAATGGATGGCTCTGGATATCCACTAGGTATTAAAGAAGATAAAATTCATAAATTTGCTAGAGTAATAGCTATTGCAGATTTGTTTGATGATTTAAGTTCCAATAGATATTGTAAAGAACTAAGTGGCCCTTTTGAAGCTTTAGAAATTATTCAACAGCAAAGTCTTGGAAAACTGGATTGTCAATATTGCACTATGTTTTTAAATCACATAGTAAATTACTATATGGGTGAAAATGTACTTTTAAATAATGAGCAATGCTGTAAAGTTATCCAGGTTAACATGAATGATTTGAAAAATCCTCTTTTACTTGATGACAGTGGATTCCTTGACTTAAAAAAAGAAAAAGATTTATATGTTAAAAAACTGGTTATTTAATAACCAGTTTTTTGCTCACTTTTTATAACATTTTGTTTTACAGTTGTATACATTTACTAATAATTAGCCTCAGTTCCATATAATAATCACTAAATCCTTGCTTTTTATATACGATATAGTATTATAGACTATGGTTTAATTACTTTTTAGCAAACCATTATTACATTATATAACATAGGAGGATATATTTATGATAAGATTTACCGATAATGATAAAATTGACTTAGATTCATTGGAAATACAGGATGTTTTAGATATTAGCACACTTCAAAAGTTCCAGGATAACTTTGCTGATAGTATGAATATTGCAAGCGTTACAGTTGACAAAAACGGGAACCCTGTAACAAAACCAAGCTCTTACACTGACTTTTGTTTAAATCTCACCCAGTCAACTTCCAAAGGAACTTCCCGCTGTGCAGAGTCACACCGTAGGGGAGGTTCAGAAGCAACAAGGCTTGGCAAACCGTATATTTATACTTGCCATGCGGGTTTGATTGATTTTGCTGCTCCTATAATAATAGAAGGTAAATCAATAGGAACAATACTTGGTGGACAAGTTGCTTATTCTAAGGTAGATGAATCAGTCGTTCGAAAAAATGCCGCAGAAATGGATATAAATGCTGATAGATATGTAGATGCATCAAACAAAGTCTATACAGTAAGTGAAAAAAGCGTAAGAGCAGCTGCTGAAGTTTTATTTATCGTGGCAAATTCACTTTCTAAAATAGGTTATGAGGCACTTTTACTTGGTGTATCTACTAAAAATTTATCTGAAAACTTTGGTCAAATTTCAGCAACTATGGAAGAATTAGCTGCTTCAGCTGTAAATGTAAGTAACAATCAACATCTTTTAAATGAGGAAATAAGCAGAGTGAAAAATATATCTATGGATATAAATTCTATATTGAATTCCATAAAAAGTATTGCAGATCAAACAAAAATGCTTGGTTTAAATGCTTCTATAGAAGCAGCTAGAGCTGGAGAAGCTGGAAAAGGATTTAGTGTAGTAGCTGCAGAAATAAGGAAACTATCTCAGGATTCTAAAGAAACTGCTTCTAAAATAACAGACCTTACTAAAAAAATACAGGAATCTGTAGATAAGGCAATAGAAACTTCTAACGCAACTTTTGAAACTACAGAACAACAGACATCTGCAATAGAAGAAGTATCTGCTAATGTTCAAGAAGTTTCCGTAGTAGCAGATACCTTAAGTAACATAGCAAATAAAAAGTAGTTAAGAATTAATAGTTAAGAATTAATAGTTATGGATGCTTTTCTTCCGCTTTTCACTATTAATTCTTAACTCAATTTTTAACTTTCAATTATTGATGTGTATAGGTTACTGGATTTTTATTTGAATCTTATGATTGCTTTTTTGAAATTTATAGCATACATCATTTCTCAACTTTTCATGAAACTTTAATGCATTACCTCCTATAGTACATACAAGAACATAACGTTCCAATTTCATGCCTCCTTTCAATGCAAATGTTTCCTATATATTTTCACCATATTTAAAATTCAAATACCTAATTTTATTTTTTGGTCAGCGCTTTACTATAGTTAAAATTAAACTTATTAGAAATGTTATTGCAGAAAGCAGTACAGCTAAACTCAAAAAAACTGTTATGAGAACATTATATTTAACTATGTTTTCAATAGATAAATATTTTGTCCACCCAAGAACATTAAGCATTAACAATACTAAAAATATAGTAATTAATCCTCCTGAAGCTCCTCTAATATCTGCATAACTCAATGATATATGAGAACATATACAGATTGCTATAAATAAAAATATGTAAAAGTATATATTCTGAAAATTAGCAGGAGAAAATATAGTTTTCACTAAGACTTTATACATACTTAACATATGTATAGCTGCAGCTTTATTTATAACAGTTACATGGGAATTTACCTTTAAAATACTTATAAATTCATCATAAGCTCTAGGTATCATAAAATGCAGTAGCGCAACCACAGACAAGATACCTCCAAATATAGGTGCCGTTCCTATAAAAAAGTTTCCTACCTGCTGGTATATACTATTTTGATTATAACTGTGCTCTACATATCCCATTACCCCATTTTCATCAGGTTTTTGCAAAAGCTTTATGGCAGTTATTTTGTGTCCAAAAATAGCTGCAAATATTGCATGACTTATTTCATGTACTGGAACCCCTATAAAGCCCGTTATCATTATGGATTTCATGCCAAAACTTCTAGCAAAATTTTTTATAGTGTAGTTTCTCATAACCCCAAGTAACATTCCAACTAGTATTATTATACCTGTCAAATATACTGTTTCTATACAGGTCCTAATTAACATTTGTATTAAAAATTCCATATTTATCTCCACTTTCTACATTATTTCATAAACTTAAAGGTCTGTTAAACATATATTTATAACAATCTTCTTCTTTAAAACCACATTTGAAATATAATTTTTCAGCATACTTTGTCCAAAGAAATTTACTTGTATCTTTTATGGTTGGATAATTATTTATAAATTCAATTAGCTTTTTTCCCAATCCCCTTCTTCTATACTCTTCATCAATAAAAACTTCGTTTTAATTACTGCTTTTTTAAACACTATAAGATACGTTCTTTAATATATATTTCCATATTGCAAGAGCAGAATTCTTCTTACCATCTACCCTATCCAAAACTTTTTTCAACTCCTTTATACTTTCTTTATAAGAAGGATTTTTCTCTACAGTTTTTACTGCAGATTGTATGTTATTTGCATTCCATTTGTGTATGGGAATTCTTATTGCTCCACCTCTAGCTTCTACATTATCAAGATTTATCTGCTGCTCTGGCTGTATGGCAAATCCAACAATGGGTGTTCCACTTGCAATGGCAGTTTGTATTGTACCCTGTCCACCATGAGATATAACTACATCTGCAAGCGAATTAACTAGGGGCGCTGGTACAAATGCATCTGTTATATAAATATTTGAGCTATCTTTTGCACAGGCAATTGCTTCATCAATTGGACATACTGCCTTAGGAGCTAAAATTACTGCACTCCATTTTTTGCCTATACCTTGAGTTAACGCCTTTATAGCCTCAAACAGGTACTCCTTTTTTCCTGAACTTCCAAGAGTACAAAAAATTTTTAAATTCTTGTTATCAGAGTTAAAAACTTTTAAAATATTTTCATCTACTACTCTATCATTTAAAGAAGATGCATACAATGGTCCTACAATTTTAAAAGTATCTGGTAGCATGATACCTTTATAAAATTCCTCAAAGTCATTTACAATTGTAAAGTCAGCTCTTAGCATATCAAATAAATTATTTATAGGTTGTCCTCTATAATTAAATTTTCTAAAAGCTTCTCTAATATTAGTTTGCACAAATGATGGATTTTTTAGCATTAAAGATTTTGGTATAGATTTTATTATTTTTTTACGAAGCTTTAATGGCAGATAGGTTAGAGGCTTAACCATGTCTGGAATATCTTTCATCAATTTATTAAGAGTGTCTTCATGTAAAGGTATGGGAAGATAGCAAATACCAGGCACCGGTTTATTAATCATTCTACGTGCAATACCTGCTATTGGGTAAAAGCCATGTATAACTACATCAGGCTTTAATTCATTAAGTGCATCAATTTCTCCCTTAATCAATTCAAAAGCAAGTTTTTTATCACCAATTAAATTAAAACTAGTAGGTTTAAAATCCTGATGAAATCCTATTCCAGGAAGTTTAGGATTACACTTATAAATTTTAAATCCATTAGAAATTACTTTTTCTTCAAACCTACTCCCTGTAGATAAAAAAACTATGTCTACTTCATAGTTCTCAGGACAAAATTTTCTAATTCCATCTGCTATCTCCAGAGCACGCGTTGCTTCTCCAGCATCTGAAAGTATAACTGAAAAAGCAATAGTTAAGTGCTTTTTCATGCTTATATAGCTCCTTTCAATATAATCTTCCACTTGATAAAACTTTAAATTTACCTCTGCAATTTTTTACTATATATGAATAAATCATTATATTATACTATAGAAAAACTTAGGAGGATTTATATATGAACTGTACTGATAAAAAATGCGTTATTATAATTGATAGAGAATTGCCCTTAGGGTTAATTGCCAATACTTCAGCTATCTTAGGTTGTACCTTAGGTAAATCTATAGGAAGTATTGTTGGTGAAGATGTTTCTGATATCGACAACTTTCCACATAAGGGAATTGTTAAAATACCAATACCAATACTATCATCAACCAAAAATAAAATAAGAGATTTCTATAATAGAGTAAAAGAAAAATACAGCAAAGAAATAACCATAATTGACTTTAATGACGTAGCTCAAAAATGCAAAATATATGATGATTACATACAAAAATTATCTTGCACTGATTCATCAGAATTAAACTATCTTGGAATTTGTTTATACGGCAGTAAAAAAACAATTACAAGCTTAACCGGAAGTTTACCAACATTAAAATAGAAAATTTCATTAATAATAACTGCAGCACTTGTGGGCTGCAGTTATTGTTTATACATACCTGGTGTAACTCCTGTATAATCTTTAAAATATTTTATAAAATGACTTTGATCATAAAATCCAGATTCCAACGCTGCATCCGTAAAATTTCTATTTTTTCTTATAAGCCTTTTGGCATAATTTATCCTTAAATTAGTTATATACTTGTGTGGTGATATTCCATAACAATTCTCAAATTGTCTAACTATGCAGTATTTACTCATATGTGATATTTCAGCTAAATCTTTCAGAGTTAAATTATTTAGATAATTTTTATCTATGTATTTTTTAATTTTTTCTAATTCAGCTAAATTGGGAACTTTAACGGCTTGCTTATTCCAATTTTTGTCCCTGTTATATTCTAAAAAGGAAATATAATTTATAAGTTTAGTCTCATTTTCAATATTCATTATGTTATTTTCAATGTTTGCAAATAATTTATAAGCATCTTTAAATGCAATTTTGTTTAATTTTATATATGAAAATTTTATATCCAATTTATCTCTATTAAATACAGTTTTAAACCAATCTTCATTTATATAAATCATTCTAAAATTCCAATTTTTATAGCTA
The genomic region above belongs to Clostridium sp. AWRP and contains:
- a CDS encoding PocR ligand-binding domain-containing protein, with product MIRFTDNDKIDLDSLEIQDVLDISTLQKFQDNFADSMNIASVTVDKNGNPVTKPSSYTDFCLNLTQSTSKGTSRCAESHRRGGSEATRLGKPYIYTCHAGLIDFAAPIIIEGKSIGTILGGQVAYSKVDESVVRKNAAEMDINADRYVDASNKVYTVSEKSVRAAAEVLFIVANSLSKIGYEALLLGVSTKNLSENFGQISATMEELAASAVNVSNNQHLLNEEISRVKNISMDINSILNSIKSIADQTKMLGLNASIEAARAGEAGKGFSVVAAEIRKLSQDSKETASKITDLTKKIQESVDKAIETSNATFETTEQQTSAIEEVSANVQEVSVVADTLSNIANKK
- a CDS encoding GNAT family N-acetyltransferase; its protein translation is MDEEYRRRGLGKKLIEFINNYPTIKDTSKFLWTKYAEKLYFKCGFKEEDCYKYMFNRPLSL
- a CDS encoding nucleotide disphospho-sugar-binding domain-containing protein, which encodes MKKHLTIAFSVILSDAGEATRALEIADGIRKFCPENYEVDIVFLSTGSRFEEKVISNGFKIYKCNPKLPGIGFHQDFKPTSFNLIGDKKLAFELIKGEIDALNELKPDVVIHGFYPIAGIARRMINKPVPGICYLPIPLHEDTLNKLMKDIPDMVKPLTYLPLKLRKKIIKSIPKSLMLKNPSFVQTNIREAFRKFNYRGQPINNLFDMLRADFTIVNDFEEFYKGIMLPDTFKIVGPLYASSLNDRVVDENILKVFNSDNKNLKIFCTLGSSGKKEYLFEAIKALTQGIGKKWSAVILAPKAVCPIDEAIACAKDSSNIYITDAFVPAPLVNSLADVVISHGGQGTIQTAIASGTPIVGFAIQPEQQINLDNVEARGGAIRIPIHKWNANNIQSAVKTVEKNPSYKESIKELKKVLDRVDGKKNSALAIWKYILKNVSYSV
- a CDS encoding DUF2000 domain-containing protein; this encodes MNCTDKKCVIIIDRELPLGLIANTSAILGCTLGKSIGSIVGEDVSDIDNFPHKGIVKIPIPILSSTKNKIRDFYNRVKEKYSKEITIIDFNDVAQKCKIYDDYIQKLSCTDSSELNYLGICLYGSKKTITSLTGSLPTLK
- a CDS encoding AraC family transcriptional regulator encodes the protein MQGIRYYFSDYNGNVEIKKCENSIHSCKEHFHDEVSIGLVEKGNCSTKMQSGKYEISENTILIIPQNTVHKCTPYSYKNWNFRMIYINEDWFKTVFNRDKLDIKFSYIKLNKIAFKDAYKLFANIENNIMNIENETKLINYISFLEYNRDKNWNKQAVKVPNLAELEKIKKYIDKNYLNNLTLKDLAEISHMSKYCIVRQFENCYGISPHKYITNLRINYAKRLIRKNRNFTDAALESGFYDQSHFIKYFKDYTGVTPGMYKQ